The proteins below are encoded in one region of Candidatus Dadabacteria bacterium:
- a CDS encoding M48 family metallopeptidase: MIKKSFVYGDEKFEYDICFTSRRLKEVAIRIRPDGSVRVNAPENRSMDEIHAAVLKRANWIKRHLSEVRKLRQNVLPRSYVSGESFFYLGRRYQLKVDCGAKKEDSVKLFRGYLCVEGLNKDPAVIKKKIDKWYRERARKTFQCRIEALFDTVTWLESIPSLQLLKMKKQWGSCSPRGKILLNPHLVKAPRECVDYVILHELCHLQEHNHSPRFYRLLDKVMPEWRFVKTKLDSMAEMLLNE, from the coding sequence ATGATTAAAAAGAGTTTTGTCTATGGAGATGAGAAGTTTGAGTATGACATTTGCTTCACGTCGAGACGTCTCAAGGAAGTAGCGATTCGTATCCGTCCCGATGGAAGCGTTCGGGTCAACGCTCCAGAAAACCGATCAATGGATGAAATTCATGCTGCCGTTCTTAAACGTGCGAACTGGATTAAGCGGCATCTTTCCGAAGTGCGCAAATTGCGACAGAATGTACTGCCGAGAAGTTATGTTAGCGGAGAGAGCTTCTTTTACTTGGGACGGCGTTACCAACTTAAGGTTGATTGTGGTGCTAAGAAAGAGGATTCGGTCAAATTATTTCGAGGATATCTCTGCGTTGAGGGGTTGAACAAAGACCCGGCTGTGATTAAGAAGAAAATTGATAAATGGTATCGCGAGCGGGCTAGGAAAACATTTCAATGCCGTATAGAGGCACTTTTTGATACAGTTACATGGCTCGAATCAATCCCTAGCTTGCAATTGCTGAAGATGAAAAAGCAGTGGGGAAGTTGTTCTCCGCGGGGAAAAATCTTACTCAATCCACACTTAGTAAAAGCGCCTCGTGAATGCGTGGATTATGTAATCCTGCACGAACTCTGTCATCTTCAGGAGCATAACCATAGTCCGCGATTTTACCGGTTGCTGGACAAGGTAATGCCCGAATGGCGATTTGTAAAAACAAAGCTCGATAGTATGGCCGAAATGCTACTAAACGAATGA